The Rhizobium glycinendophyticum genome has a window encoding:
- a CDS encoding response regulator, whose product MSANILTVDDSASIRMTTRIALTNAGYNVTEAVDGADGLQKLKSGNFDLIVTDLNMPNMDGLTMIRNLRQLPAYMGTPVIFLTTESDGDIKQQAKAAGATGWLTKPFDADNLTKIARKVLGR is encoded by the coding sequence CGCAAACATTCTCACCGTAGACGATTCCGCCAGCATCCGGATGACCACCCGGATCGCGCTCACCAACGCCGGCTACAATGTCACGGAGGCGGTTGATGGCGCAGACGGACTGCAGAAGTTGAAATCCGGCAACTTTGATTTGATCGTGACCGACCTGAACATGCCGAACATGGACGGACTGACGATGATCCGCAACCTGCGCCAGTTGCCGGCCTATATGGGCACGCCCGTCATCTTCCTCACCACCGAGTCCGATGGTGACATCAAGCAGCAGGCCAAGGCCGCAGGTGCCACGGGCTGGCTCACCAAGCCTTTCGACGCAGACAACCTCACCAAGATTGCACGCAAGGTCCTCGGCCGATGA